A portion of the Roseovarius sp. SCSIO 43702 genome contains these proteins:
- the lepB gene encoding signal peptidase I — MKAPAALVALMLIVPGMASAMCLCLRCVTGPYDRYTAASADMRPTIEPGQCMIFHTAPAPEEIAPGRVIAFTHPAADRQYVKRIVATAGQTVALERGVILIDGVPVSRRKTSDYHQSRAADGPSDTLPRCDPSAARGETCAIPRFTETLGRAAYDVLDLGETWLDDMPPVTVPRGHVFVLGDHRDNSMDSRQPLAAGGIGPVPVGNIRGVLDEIRE, encoded by the coding sequence GTGAAGGCGCCTGCTGCTCTCGTTGCGCTGATGCTGATCGTGCCGGGCATGGCCAGCGCCATGTGCCTCTGTCTTCGCTGCGTGACCGGCCCCTATGACCGCTACACCGCCGCGTCGGCGGACATGAGACCGACGATCGAACCGGGCCAGTGCATGATCTTTCACACCGCGCCCGCGCCCGAGGAGATCGCGCCGGGGCGGGTGATCGCGTTCACGCATCCCGCTGCCGACAGGCAATATGTCAAGAGGATCGTCGCGACCGCCGGACAGACCGTGGCGCTCGAGCGCGGCGTGATCCTCATCGACGGCGTGCCGGTATCGCGCCGGAAAACCTCCGACTACCACCAGAGCCGAGCGGCGGACGGACCGTCCGACACCCTTCCCCGCTGCGATCCATCCGCCGCGAGGGGCGAGACCTGCGCCATCCCGCGCTTCACCGAAACGCTGGGCCGCGCGGCCTACGACGTGCTCGATCTTGGCGAGACATGGCTCGACGACATGCCCCCCGTCACCGTGCCCCGGGGCCACGTCTTCGTGCTGGGTGACCATCGCGACAACTCCATGGACAGCCGCCAGCCGCTCGCGGCGGGCGGGATCGGCCCGGTGCCGGTCGGAAACATACGCGGCGTTCTGGACGAGATCCGGGAGTGA
- a CDS encoding MATE family efflux transporter, giving the protein MAEPARPITHGRVARIAFPIVISNATVPILGVVDTGVVGQLGEAAPIGAVGVGAIILTAIYWIFGFLRMGTTGLTSQAQGAGRTGEVAAMLTRALMIGLGAGAAIIVLQWPIFWAAFRVSPASAEVEGLARDYMAIRVWSAPAMIAIYGITGWLVALERTGAVLMLQVWMNGLNIVLDLWFVLGLGWGVEGVAVATFMAEWSGLALGFWLCRDAFRVPAWRDWPRVFDADALSNMTAVNMDILLRSLMIQTIFVSFLLLGGWFGDVTLAANQVLMQFLSVTAYAMDGFAFAAEALVGQAFGARDRSRVRRAAIVASQWAFGSNLCLALAFALAGGAIIDVMTTAPEVREAARVFLPYMVAAPLVGLAAWMFDGIFIGATRSADMRDMMAVSLLIYVLAALALVPTLGNHGLWCALLISFVARGVTLGLRYPALERASGD; this is encoded by the coding sequence CGCCTTTCCCATCGTCATCTCGAACGCCACGGTCCCGATCCTGGGCGTGGTGGACACGGGCGTCGTGGGCCAGCTGGGCGAGGCGGCGCCGATCGGCGCCGTGGGTGTGGGCGCCATCATCCTGACCGCGATCTACTGGATCTTCGGCTTCCTGCGGATGGGCACGACGGGTCTCACGAGCCAGGCGCAGGGTGCCGGGCGCACGGGCGAGGTGGCCGCGATGCTCACGCGCGCGCTGATGATCGGGCTGGGAGCCGGCGCGGCCATCATCGTCCTGCAATGGCCGATCTTCTGGGCCGCCTTCCGGGTCTCGCCGGCCAGCGCGGAGGTCGAGGGGCTGGCCCGCGACTACATGGCCATCCGCGTCTGGAGCGCGCCCGCAATGATCGCGATCTACGGCATCACGGGCTGGCTCGTCGCGCTCGAGCGGACGGGCGCGGTTCTGATGCTCCAGGTCTGGATGAACGGGCTCAACATCGTGCTCGACCTCTGGTTCGTGCTGGGACTCGGCTGGGGCGTCGAGGGCGTGGCAGTCGCCACATTCATGGCCGAGTGGAGCGGGCTTGCCCTCGGGTTCTGGCTTTGCCGTGATGCGTTCCGGGTGCCCGCCTGGCGCGATTGGCCGCGCGTCTTCGACGCCGACGCCTTGTCGAACATGACGGCGGTCAACATGGATATCCTGCTGCGTTCGCTCATGATCCAGACGATCTTCGTCTCGTTCCTGCTGCTCGGCGGCTGGTTCGGCGACGTGACGCTGGCCGCGAACCAGGTGTTGATGCAATTCCTGAGCGTGACCGCCTACGCGATGGACGGCTTCGCCTTCGCCGCGGAGGCGCTGGTGGGACAGGCCTTCGGGGCGCGTGACCGGTCCCGGGTGCGGCGCGCGGCGATCGTCGCCTCGCAATGGGCGTTCGGATCGAACCTGTGCCTGGCGCTCGCCTTCGCGCTGGCCGGGGGCGCGATCATCGACGTGATGACCACCGCGCCCGAGGTGCGCGAGGCGGCCCGTGTCTTCCTGCCCTACATGGTGGCCGCGCCTCTCGTGGGTCTTGCGGCGTGGATGTTCGACGGCATCTTCATCGGCGCGACCCGCTCGGCCGACATGCGCGACATGATGGCGGTGAGCCTGTTGATCTACGTGCTGGCAGCCCTGGCACTGGTGCCGACGCTCGGCAATCATGGCTTGTGGTGCGCGCTTCTCATCAGTTTCGTGGCGCGGGGCGTGACGCTTGGGCTGAGATATCCCGCGCTCGAACGGGCGTCGGGCGATTAG